The following nucleotide sequence is from Myxococcota bacterium.
ACCTCCTTCCCTCCAGCCACTGCGGCCCACCGGGCCGCAGCCGACGGATGTCGGGCCTCGCGCGACCCCGAGGAAGCGAGGCGACCGTGAACCACCGAAAGACCTGGGACTCCGATACCGAGCTCGTCGAGCAGATCCTCGGCGGCAGCGCCGAGCACTTCGATCTCCTCTACGAGGCGTACTTCCCGCGCGTGTACCGCTTCGCGCTGAAGCGCCTGCGCGACGCCGGCGAGGCCGAGGACGTGACGCAGGAGGTCTTCATGACGCTCCTGAGCGCGCTCCCTTCCTACAAGGGCGAGTCGTCGCTGATCGTCTGGATCTTCGGGATCACCCGCAACAAGGTGAATCGGCGCTTCCGCGGCGTGCGCCCGCGGTTCGAGTCGATCGAGGGCGGCGAGGCCTCGGAGGTCCCCGCGCGCGCGGCGTCGACGGAGGATGCCGTCGACGCGCGGCGCATCCTCGGCCGCTGCGAGCGCGCGATCGAGAACGACCTCACGCCGCTCCAGCGCCACATCTTCCAGCTCAAGCACCTTCGCGAGCAGCCCATCCGGGCGATCGCGCAGGCGCTCGGCAAGTCCGAGGACGCGATCAAGGCCAACCTCTACCGGATGCGCCGCTCCATCTCGGACGGCACGCCCGGGCTCGAGGCGCTGCTGCGAGGCTGAGCTGCGACGGCGGAGCTGCGAGAGGGAAAGCCTCCTCTCACTGCGAAATCTTCTGCCACATGGACCCGAAATCGGCCACTTAGCTGTGTGAAGCGGACGGGGGGAACCTTCTGACTTCACGGCCGGGAGGGCTGCGGTCGCAGCCGGACCGGCCACTGGGAAGGGGTGACGCGACGGAGTACCCGCGTTGCCCAGGACTCGTGCGACAACTGCGCCTGCTGCTCGAAATGCTGCCGTAGCACCGCCTGCGACGTCACAGCGCCTCGCCGCGATGAGCGACGAGGCCCTGCTCGACCACATCCGCCGGGGGAGCGAGCCGCACTTCGGCGAGCTCTACAACCGCTACTTCCAGCGCATCTACACGTTCGCCTACGTGCGCGTGCGCAATCACGCGGACGCCGAGGAGATCGCGCAGGAGACGTTCACCGCCGTGTTCCGCTCGATCGGGGCGTTCGGCGGCCGGTCGACGCTCCTCTCCTGGATCTACGGCATCGCCAAGAACACCGCGAACAACCACCTGCGTCGCGCGAAGCCGCACGACGCGCGCATCGACGACCTCGACGAATCGGTGATCGCGACGACCGACGCCTTCGAGAGCTCGCGGCCCGACGAGGAGTTCGAGCTGCACGCCTATGCGCGAACGGTGGCGGCGCGGCTCGACAAGCTCGCGCCCTGGCAGGTCGACGCCTTCTGCATGCGCCACTTCGACAACCTCTCGATCCCGGAGATCTGCGAGCGCACGGATCGCTCGAGCGATGCCGTGCGGTCGAGCCTCTACCGGGTGAAGCGCGTCTTCCTCGAGACCGTGGGAGCCGAAGCCCGATGAGCCGCCGCCCCGTCTCCCGACGCGCTCCGCTCCGCGCCGTCACGGCCTCGCCGGGCGTGTCCGCCGCGCTGCCGGCCGACGCCGACTTCGGCCTCGAGGCCGACGACGGCGACGTGCCCCTCGACGAGCTGCGCGAGTTCCTCTCCGCCGACCTGTTCGAGGTGCCGGCCGACCCCGGCTTCAAGAACCGCCTGCGCGAGAAGCTCTGGGAGCTGGTCGAGTCGCGCGCCTTCGGGTTCGGCCCGCCTCCGACGCGCGGCGACGACTGACGCGCGGCGCGCGCGCCCGCGCGTCGACGCGTTGCCCGCGCATTCGCGCGGGGTACCGTTGCGCGCCGTGCGCAACCCGTTCCGCCGCAAGCTGATGCAGGCGCGCTTCCTGCCCTTTGCGGCAGGCGGAGGGCTCGCGCTCGCGGCCGCCGCTCCGTCGCGCGCGCTCGTCGCGCTCGGCGTCGCACTCGTCGCGGCCGGCGTCGCACTCCGCACGTGGGCGGCCGGGCATCTCGAGAAGCGCGAGATCCTCGCGGTCTCGGGCCCCTACGCGCGGCTGCGCCATCCACTCTACGCAGGGACGCTCGCCATCTCGCTCGGCATCGCGGCGGTGCTCGGCGGTGTGGGAAGCGCGCTCGCGGCCGCGCTGCTCGCGGCGTGGTTCGTCGGGAGCTACTTCCCGCGCAAGGAGCGGAGCGAGAGCGACGCGCTCGAGGCGCGCTTCGGCGGCGCCTTCACGGCGTACCGCGCGCGCGTCCCGGCGCTGTGGCCGGCGCGGCGTTCGTACGCGCCGAGCCGCGAGGTCGCGTCGAGCGTCGACCTGTCCACCGGCTGGACGGCGCGGCGCTACGCCGACAACCACGAGCTCGCGACGCTCGCGGCCGTCGCGCTCGCGCTCGGCGTCGCGCTGCTGCGGGTGCGCGCGCTGCTCGGCGCGCCGTGAGCGGCGGCGCGCGCGGCGCGCCGCGCGTGCTCCCGACGCGGGCGGAGATCGCGCGAGCACCGTCGCGCCTGCTCAAGCGCGGCCGCGGCGCGAAGCCCGACGTGCTCGCGGTGGCGATCGCGGGCGAGACCCTCGTCGTGAAGGACTACGCGCCGCGCGCGGCATGGGTGCGCCGGCTCGTCGCTCCGCGCGTGCTCGCGCGCGAGGAGCGCGTCCACCGCGCCCTC
It contains:
- a CDS encoding sigma-70 family RNA polymerase sigma factor gives rise to the protein MNHRKTWDSDTELVEQILGGSAEHFDLLYEAYFPRVYRFALKRLRDAGEAEDVTQEVFMTLLSALPSYKGESSLIVWIFGITRNKVNRRFRGVRPRFESIEGGEASEVPARAASTEDAVDARRILGRCERAIENDLTPLQRHIFQLKHLREQPIRAIAQALGKSEDAIKANLYRMRRSISDGTPGLEALLRG
- a CDS encoding RNA polymerase sigma factor is translated as MSDEALLDHIRRGSEPHFGELYNRYFQRIYTFAYVRVRNHADAEEIAQETFTAVFRSIGAFGGRSTLLSWIYGIAKNTANNHLRRAKPHDARIDDLDESVIATTDAFESSRPDEEFELHAYARTVAARLDKLAPWQVDAFCMRHFDNLSIPEICERTDRSSDAVRSSLYRVKRVFLETVGAEAR